The Paenibacillus amylolyticus genome contains the following window.
CACCCAAAGGTCTCCAAGCCGTCTTACTTATCGATCTTATCGCTTTACCCACTACTTATTCCTTACCCAAAGGTACTTTCACACGTTCACTAAATGCATCTTTATAAAGGTTTACAGCGCCTTATCGTTCACACCGTCTAGCCATGCCTCAATATCGCCGATTACAGAGGAAACACAACCGTCCTCAAATGGTGAATTCAATCCAGCCAGTTCAACCAATCCGGTGAAGGATAGGCTTCCTCCCGCTTTGCACAATGTCAGATAGTCGGCCCATGCGGACTTCATGTCCTCATTGCTGCGTTTCCAGAACTGGAATGCACAGATTTGAGCAAGCGTATAGTCGATATAATAGAATGGCGATGAGAAAATGTGACCCTGCTTGTGCCAGAATCCACCTTGCTCCAGATACGCATTATCTTTGTAATTGATATGTGGCAGATAGGTCTTCTCAATGTTGCGCCAAGCCTGTTTGCGCTCCGTTGGAGTCGCATCCGGATTAGCATATACAAAATGCTGGAATTCATCCACGGCTACGCCATACGGAATGAACAACAGACCGGAAGACAGGTGATCGAACTTATACTTGTCCGTATCTTCCTCGAAGAACAATTGCATCCACGGCCATGTGAAGAACTCCATGCTCATCGAATGAATCTCAGCCGATTCATACGTCGGCCAGTTATACTCAGGCACGGCAAAATCACGGCTCTCATACACCTGGAAAGCATGACCTGCTTCATGCGTCAATACATCAATATCACCCGATGTACCGTTGAAGTTGGAGAAGATAAACGGCACTTTGTAATCGTTCAGGAACGTACAATATCCGCCGCCCTGTTTACCTTTTTTGCTGACCAGATCCATAAGCTCGTTCTCGGTCATCATCTGGAAAAATGCATCCGTCTCTGGCGATAATTCAGCGTACATTTTCTTACCATTATTAATAATCCAGTCCGCATCACCCTTAGGTGTCGGGTTACCCGTCTTGAATCTGAAGCCCTGATCGTAATAATACAGTGTATCCACATCAATCCGATTACGCTGGCGCTCTCTGAGCTTGGTCGCTACAGGTAC
Protein-coding sequences here:
- a CDS encoding M3 family oligoendopeptidase; translation: MKFSEYTYTRPNLEHIKTSFGELLSSFEAAATVEEQSGVVDQINALRSDFETQAQLVYIRHSIDTNDEFYKAENEFLDENAPVVQEYITDFYRALVNSKFRHELEQKWGSQLFQLADLSLKTFSPEIIEELQKENKLSTEYNQLIASAKIPFEGEERTLPQLHPFELSTDRSMRERASEARYTFMAEHEAEFDRIYDELVKVRTQIAKKLGYPSYVELGYDRMNRTDYNAEMVANFRAQVRDFIVPVATKLRERQRNRIDVDTLYYYDQGFRFKTGNPTPKGDADWIINNGKKMYAELSPETDAFFQMMTENELMDLVSKKGKQGGGYCTFLNDYKVPFIFSNFNGTSGDIDVLTHEAGHAFQVYESRDFAVPEYNWPTYESAEIHSMSMEFFTWPWMQLFFEEDTDKYKFDHLSSGLLFIPYGVAVDEFQHFVYANPDATPTERKQAWRNIEKTYLPHINYKDNAYLEQGGFWHKQGHIFSSPFYYIDYTLAQICAFQFWKRSNEDMKSAWADYLTLCKAGGSLSFTGLVELAGLNSPFEDGCVSSVIGDIEAWLDGVNDKAL